From the Lathyrus oleraceus cultivar Zhongwan6 chromosome 4, CAAS_Psat_ZW6_1.0, whole genome shotgun sequence genome, one window contains:
- the LOC127137371 gene encoding uncharacterized protein LOC127137371: MNPIRRGVYSYMFVEPSLKTLRGLGARLVLNNKDKFKDAYGNLLGMLNTEVNITALHTLVQFYDPPLRCFMFQDYQLAPTLEEYSHILGIEIKDQAPFVPIKELPKPQHLAEILHIGKKEVKLNLKPKGGTHGFALKFLVDKAIEFAEAGSWDAFNTIFALIIYGIVLFQNMEDFVDLASIYLFMAKNLVPTLLADTYYSIHVRNEKKKGIIVCYTPMLYRWFTSHLPSKGPFVDNEGNLKWSQRIMSLTSEDISWYSRVYVVIKIIMDCGNFPNVPLLGTKGGTNYNPRIALRQLGYPMVDKPDSELLKEFFLYEGVDNSEFQKRIV; this comes from the coding sequence ATGAATCCTATTAGAAGAGGTGTTTATAGCTACATGTTTGTGGAACCTTCTTTGAAGACATTGAGAGGATTAGGAGCTCGCCTGGTTCTCAACAACAAAGACAAGTTCAAAGATGCCTATGGGAATCTCCTAGGCATGCTTAACACTGAGGTCAACATTACAGCTCTTCACACTCTGGTGCAGTTTTACGACCCTCCTTTGAGATGCTTCATGTTTCAGGACTACCAATTGGCTCCTACTTTGGAGGAATACTCACACATTCTGGGAATTGAGATTAAGGATCAGGCTCCCTTTGTCCCTATAAAGGAACTTCCTAAGCCTCAACATCTAGCGGAAATCCTTCACATAGGGAAGAAGGAGGTGAAGCTCAATCTTAAACCTAAGGGTGGTACCCATGGGTTTGCCTTGAAGTTTCTGGTTGACAAGGCTATTGAATTTGCTGAAGCTGGGAGTTGGGATGCCTTCAACACTATCTTTGCTTTGATCATATATGGGATTGTGTTGTTCCAAAATATGGAAGACTTTGTTGACTTGGCTTCTATCTACCTCTTCATGGCCAAGAATCTCGTTCCTACTCTCCTTGCCGACACGTACTATTCCATCCACGTGAGGAATGAGAAGAAGAAGGGGATTATCGTGTGCTATACCCCGATGTTGTATAGATGGTTTACTTCACATCTACCCAGCAAGGGTCCTTTTGTTGATAACGAGGgaaatctgaaatggtctcaaaggatcATGTCCCTCACATCTGAAGACATCTCGTGGTATTCTAGAGTGTATGTCGTTATTAAGATCATCATGGATTGTGGTAATTTCCCCAATGTACCCCTTCTAGGTACAAAGGGAGGAACTAATTATAACCCAAGGATAGCGTTGCGCCAGTTGGGCTACCCGATGGTAGACAAACCAGATTCCGAGCTTCTAAAGGAGTTTTTTCTGTATGAAGGGGTTGACAACTCAGAGTTCCAGAAGAGGATTGTCTGA